The genomic window CGAGCGACAGCCCGAGGGCTTTGCCGACGTCGCGCACGGCGGAGCGCGCGCAATAGCGGATCGCCTCGGCCGTCATGCCGGCGCGGTCGCGGCCGTATTTCTCGTAGATGTATTGCAATACCTCCTCGCGCCGCTCGTGCTCGAAATCGACGTCGATGTCGGGCGCTTCGTTCCGCTCGCGGCTGATGAACCGCTCGAACAATACGTCCAATCGGCCGGGATCGACCGACGTCACGCCCAGGCAATAACAGACCGCGGAATTCGCCGCCGACCCCCGCCCTTGGCACAAGATATTGCGCGAGCGCGCGAAGCGGACCAAATCCCAGACGGTGAGAAAATACGCCTCGTAGCGCAGCTCCTCGATCAGCGCCAGCTCATGCTCCAGCAACTGCCGCAACTTTTCCGACGCACCGCCGGGATAGCGTTCCCGCGCGCCGGCTTCGGTCAGCCGGCGCAAGTAGGTGATCGGCGTCTCGCCCGGCGGCGCGAGCTCCTCGGGATATTCGTAACGCAGTTCATCGAGCGAAAAGTGGCAACGATCGGCCGCTTCGACGGTCCGCTCCAGGCAGCCGGGAAACGCCGCGAACATTTGCGCCAACTCGTCGATCGGCTTCAAATGCCGCTCGGCGTTGACGAACAGCCGCTGCCCGGCCTCGGCCACGGTGCAGCCCCAACGGACGGCGTGCAGCATATCGCCCAGTGCCTGCCGCCTCGGGACGTGATAGTGTACGTCGCCGGCCGCCGCCACCGGTACCCGCGCCGCGCGGGCGAGTTCCATCATGGCCCGCAACCGCCCGCGATCATCCGGCCCGCGATGCAACTCCGCGAGCGCATACGCGCGATCGCCGAACAGTTCGCGATAACTCTGGAGCGCCCCGGGCCGAATCAAGGACTCGGCGCCCTGCCACGCGGACTCCTCGGGATCATGCGACTTGAGCTTGGCCTTCGTGAGCTGCTTGAGCTGAACACCGGGTGGCTGGGGTCGGGCGTACTCGCTCGCCCCCAGAGGTTTGCTTGCTGGGGGCGAAGGAGTACCATCGACCCCAGCCACCCAAGTCGATCGCAGCGCAGTACTCCGGACGCGCGACGTCGGATTCGTTCGCTCCACCAGCGGAACGCAGGCCAACAATCCTTCCTGATGCGCCGCGATGTCGGCGAACAGCAGTTGGCATTCCCCTTTCTCGGCACGGCGTTTGCCCAGCGTCAGCAGCCGGCAGAGCCGCCCGTAGGCCGCGCGATCGGTCGCCAGCAACACGACCGGCGGCGCATCGACCGGAGCGATTTCGGCCCCGATCAACAGCTTCAAGCCCGCCTCCTTCGCCGCCGTATGCGCACGCACGACGCCAGCCAGGCTATGGCGATCGGCAATGGCCAGCGCCGCGTAGCCCAACTCCGCGGCGCGCTCCGCCAGCTCATCCGGATGCGACGCCCCGGTGAGAAAGGTGAAGTTCGTCTTGCAATGCAGCTCGGCGTACGGCACAGGCCCGCTCCTCCGAAATGAGATCGGCAGGATAATGTACAGGCGTGCACTTATTTAGCAAGCCGGGGCGGGATTCTTTTTCCACCGCGGAGACGCGAAGGCGCAGAGAAGGGCAATGAGAGGGTTAGGGATATTGACCATCGACAACCACGGGCGCGTCGTCGTCGATCGTCAGCAACTCCTTGAGTTCGGTTGCACTCATCGTGTCGGGCAGAACGTTCACGCGGCCGTAAACAAAGCTGACGACGCTGAAACCGGAATGATTGCACTTACCGCCGGGCATGGAGCCAGCGCGAGGGCCATGCGTGCCTTTGATGCAATCGTCAAGAGTGACGTCGCGCGGTTCCAGCCAATGGATGCCGCTGCTGTGCGTCTCGATAAGCAGGAGCGTGCGCGCCGTGCCGTCACGGTCACTGACGGCCTGCGTGCTGATCGACTTCCCTATTGGCCAAACGGTGTGATCTCCAATCACCGCGACGTAGCTGGTGTGAAAGTCATTCGTTCCCCGCACGTCGCTCGGACAATAGAAGATATCCATGTGCTTCGTCAGCAACATGCTATTATTCGGACCGTTCCAAGGTTCGTCGAAACGGTACTGTCGATAAAGGTCGTTACGATCCAACTGCGGCAGAATGAGGACGCGCCAACTGTGCATTGGCCTGCCGTTCTCGTCATAGGTTATGGCCGGCGGGAACGCACCGTGAACGGATTCGTAGTTTTGCAATGCTAACGTGATATTCTTGAGATTGTTGATGCATCGAGTGGCAGGGCTGGGCTCGCGATTGACCTTGAGTGTCGGCAAAAACAGAAACAATAGAAACGCAACCACAATGGAAGCGGCGAACAGCTTACCAGACCGCAATACATATGCGGCAAGCGCCAGCGTACCCAAAATAGTGAATCCGGCCGCTGGAGTTGGATCCCAGTAGCGGAACAGCGCCGCGGCGAATCCGCACCAGGACATCAGGGCGAAAAGATGCACGAGTCGAAAGCGCGGGCAACCCAAGGGCGCTTCGGCGCCGGGCGTGTCGTGAGAGTGCGACATCGGTGGAAGTTGTTCCTGCTCGCTGCCCCGTGGTTTTGAGCTTAGCATGGATCGGCGGCGACGTCACGCGATCCGTTGAAATCCTCTGTAATCTTTCCCGCCCCCAGGCGACTCATAGGTAGAGCAAGGAGTCGCCATTGCCGAGCTGGTTCGGCGGACGACATTGATGCGGCGCTGCGGGAACACGGCCAGGCGGTCTGAGGGTTGGTCGTGGGCCTGAGCCAACGAATCTGTACGGCATCCATGCCCGGCTCGCCGGGAAAATGATCTCTCGGTTTTGCCCAACTCAGCGAAATCTCCAAGATCCGTTAGCGTTGTAGTATTAGTCCCTCAACTGGAATAACCGCTTCAGCGCTTCCAACAGCGCATGCGGCGTCCCGCTTTGTGCTTCGTCGCGGAGCGACTCCAGCGGCGGGTGGAGCACTTTGTTCACCAGCCGCTCGAACGACTGCGAGATCTCCCGACGGGCGTCCACATCCAGCGCCGGCAAGCGATTGAACAGCCGTCTCAGCTCTTCGTCCTTCAACTCGACGCACGAATCGCGCAGCCGGCGAATCGTCGGTCCCGTGGCCCGATGATAGAGGTCCGCCATAAACCGTTCGGTTTCTTCCTCGACAATGCGCTGAGCCATAGGTAACTCTTCGTGGCGTTCGTCACGGTTACGGTCGCAAACCGCGGCCAAGTCGTCGATCGTGTAGAGGTAGACCCCGAGGCGATCGCCAATCGCCGGCGCGAAATCGCGCGGGATCGCCAAATCAAGCACAAACAACGGCCGCTGATAGCGCTGCGGCTCGAGCCTTTGAAACATCTCGAGCGTCACTACAGGCTGCTCGGCGCCCGTGGTGCTGACGACCAGATCGGCGTCGGTCAGGCCGCGCGACAGCTGCTCCCACGGCAACACGCTCACGCCCAATCGCTTGGCGAATTCCTCGGCGCGGGCAAGATTGCGATTGACGATGGTCACATCCCGCACGCCTTCCGAACGCAGATACGGCAACGTCTCCTCGGCCATCTGGCCGGCGCCGATCAACAAGCAGCGTTTGTCGTCGAAGCGCTCGAAAATCTGCCGCCCGAAATCGCAAACCGCGACGCTCGGAATGCTGACGCGCTTTTGGTTGATCGACGTCTCCGTCGCCACTCGCTTCGCCACACGCAGCGCGGCCTGAAAGATCCCGTTGGTCAACGGACCCGTGGTGCGCTCGCGTTGCGCCAGTTCGTAGGCCTGCTTGACTTGAGCCAGAATCTGCGGCTCGCCGACGACCATGCTGTCGAGACTAGCGGCCACGACGAACAAATGCCGCACCGCGTCTTCGCCGGTTCGCTCGAACAAGTCGTCAAACAAATCATCTGCGGAAAGCCCGTGGAATTCCGCCAGGAAATTGACCATCTCCTGATGATTCGGCCCGCCGTGCGGAGCGTCGACCGCTGTGTAGATTTCAATGCGATTGCAGGTCGAAAGCAACACCGCCTCGGTATTCGGAAAGCGCTCATGCAGCCGCGCCAATGCCACGCCTGCCTGTGCGGGACTGAACGCCAAGCGCTCGCGCACGCTGACCGGCGAGTTGTGATGGCTGCACCCGACCATTTGCACTTTCATCCGCCGCCTCCCGCCAGCCTACTGTAGCCGTCCTCTGTGAGGCCGGCGGAGAGGACATCGGCGTTCCCAGTCGAGATGGAGATGAGACAGGCATTGTGGACGGCGCCGCCGAGGTCACAGACCTCGGCTACAGAAGAGATTTGATCCGTAGCGGAAGATCGCGGAAGCATGCTCGTCGCGCGGGCGTTGCCGTGATCGGTGTAATAGAGCGTCATCGCCAAAGTCAGGACGAGAAACGCGAAACTCGCGAGGGTCAGATACGCCACCTTGCGCCCTTGCCGCGCCGGACGGTAAACGAGCGTAAACACGCAGGCGGCGACCAACCACAAGAGCATCAAGCCCGAAGTCCACACCACGGGGTCGAGCCACGACATCTGCGCCAGCTGTCGCTGATGCTTGACCAGGTTGACGATCACTCCGGTCAACAGGCCGATGCCGAACAACACCGCCGACAACGGCAGCGAACGAAAGCAAACCGTTTCCAACCATTCCAAACTCGGCAACCGCAATCCAGTTGTCGGCGAGGCCTTACGCTTGAGCAATTGCGCGTGCCAAAGGTATGCCATGCCGCTCAGGAAGCCGCCGATCACGACGACGCTGCCCGCCAACAGCGACAATCCATGCGCCCAACCCCAGAGCATGAGCGCGCGATCGCGCGAGAAATCCGGCTGATCACGAAACTGATACGCCACGCCGATCAACGCCAACACGACTGGCAGCAGGATCAAGCCGCTCGGCGTGCGCGGATGCGCAATTGTGAGATACAAGTACGCGACCGCCAAGGTCCAGGCGGCGGCCAGATACCAATCGAACCAATTCGAAAGCGGCGCCGACCCGCTCGATTGGCTCGCGGCCTCACCTAGCAAAAACAGCGTGTACGCCAGCAATCCGGCCGCGCCGAACCCGACCATCAGCGCTCCGCGCAGCCCGCTCCGAAACCACAGCCGCGTCGCCTCCAATCCCAACGCCACGGCGTAGCTGGCGACAAAACAAAATACTTGAATTCCGCCCATGAGAGTTGCCGGGGGCTAATACATTTGAACCGCAGAGGCGCTGAGACGCAGAGAGGGGAGGCTTAACCGCGAAACGCGCGAAATGACGCGAAAGAGTAACTCATCAGTGGTTGTCTGGTTGAATTCGCAAGACTATCAGTGTTTTTCGCGCCTTTTAGCGTGTTTCGCGGTTACCCTCTTCCCTCTGCGCCTCTGCGGTTCAAACATTTCAATCGTTACTCTTCCCCATTCTCCAGTCCGTAGTCTTTGAGTTTTTTATGCAGCGTGTTGCGGTTGATGCCGAGTTTGGCGGCCGCTTTGATTTGCACGTTGTCGCAGGCGGTCATCACCTGGGCGATCAGCTCGCGCTCCACGCGGTTGACGATCTTGTTGAACAGATTGTCTTCCTGCGGGCCCGCGATCGACACGCCTTGCAGCACCAGCTCGTAGGCCAGGGTTTCCAGGTCGGCATCGCGCAGCCGCGGGTTGCGCGGGCGGCGTTGGCCGAGGACCGTGTCCGGTAGCAGGTCGACGGACAATTCGTCTCCCGGCGCGAGCACCACGGAACGCTCGATGTAGTTCTGCAGTTCACGGACGTTGCCCGGCCAGTGATATTCCTGCAGGGCCTCCATCGCCCGGCGTTCGACGTGCAGGACGTAGCGGTCGTTGGCTTCATTGTACATTTCCAGGAAGAACCCGACCAACTCGGGGATGTCTTCACGTCGCTCCCGCAAGGGGGGCAGGTCGACCGGGACCACATTGAGCCGGTAATACAAGTCGTCGCGGAATCGTCCGGCGCCGACTTCTTCCATCAGATCGCGATTGCTCGCCGCCACGACGCGGGTATCGACGCGGATGGTTTGCGTATCACCGACGCGCTCAAACTCACGCTCCTGCAACACGCGGAGCAACTTCACCTGCAACATCGGCGTGGTGGAATTGATCTCGTCCAGAAACACTGTGCCCGTGTGCGCGGCTTCGAAGCGTCCGGTGCGATTGGCCACCGCGCCCGTGAACGAACCGCGCACGTGACCAAACAGTTCGCTTTCCAGCAGGCTTTCCGGCAACGCGCCGCAATTCACCTTTACGAACGGTCCGCTGCCGCGCGGGCTGAGTTGATGGATCGCCCGGGCGATCAATTCCTTGCCGGTGCCGGTTTCGCCCAAGAGCAACACGGACGCGTTGGTTTTCGCCACCTGGCGCGTGAGCTTGTAGACCCGCTCCATTGCGGGACTCGACCCGATCAAGCCCGGAATCGGGGGACCGGTCTGATTCGTGTTGCCTTGGGAAAACAGGGGTTTCATCAGGAGCGTTGGCTAGGGATTCCGTTCGATTGTCCCGCGTGCAACAGCGACTCAAGGCGGGACTTCAATTTGGCGAGGCGGGCTGGTAGATCGAGGTCCGCTAGAATTTCATCGTCAGGCCGTGTGTCGATTTGGTGTGAACGGATGGCCTCCAAGATCAAGGCAGGATCGAGTTCGACTCTATCTTTGAACTTGTCGGCATGACTGATCATGTATCGGACACCATCCAACAAGGCGGGAAGGGCCGCCACTCTCTCTCGAACGTCGAATTCCAACCAGAATTCCAGCATGCTGCAGAATGAGAAAGCGCCTTCAGAGTCCTCCGTCGAGGCATCGCTTTTCAGATATGACAGAAATGCTTGAATGTAGTAGCAAAATGCCTTGGGGCCCATGTGCATGAAGTCTTCAAGCACGTAGGGACTATCTCGAAACATTGTCTCTGCTTCATCCAGATTCTTGCCGAGAAAATGTTTGATAGCGGAACGCTCATCGAGCGAGTCATAGACATTGATGTCTTGAGCGGTGGGAACGACAGGTTCGCGTAACATGGCTGGCCTCATTTGGGCTTGCTCTCAAGAACATCGAGAACACTTCCCAACAGCTTTTGCGTCGCCTCTTCCGCGGTGGCGCTGGCGTTGTAGCGGTCGTATTGCAGTCCGATCTGCACCGTGGTGAGCAGGATGCCGTGTCGCTTGACGCTTTCCGCGAACGCTTGCGCGGCGATTTCGCGCTGCGGCATTGGCGCCGAGGCGTTGCTCGCCAACGCCACCAGGTCTGATTGCCCGGTGGCGGTCCCCAATTGGGCGAGCGTCGCGGCGGCGTCCGCGGTGAAGGCTTCGTTCCCCAGCAACGGGCGGACGACCGGCTCCAACAGAGCGACGGTAAAGGGCGAGCCGGGTTGCTCCGCCAATTGCCGCGTCCAGGCTAATGCGTACTTCGCTTGATTCAAGCGTTCATCTTTCGATACTGCATTCGCGGCCCGCGGCGCGAGCAACCATTCCAATTGCGCGGTCAGGTTCGCGGTTTCCTGCGGACGCATGATCGGCTGGATGCCGGTGAAGCGGCGGGCGAGTTTTTCGACGATCTGTTGATCGTCGGGCGTGACCACGATGCCGCCGGCGGAATCGAGCGGCGTGGGATTTGCGCGATCGTACGGCGAATAGATCACGCCGATCGGCAATTTGGCAGTCCGCGGATCGCGCCGCAGTCTCGCCAGCAGTTCGCCCGACGTCAGCGCCGCGTAGCGGACGTCGATCAGCAGCAACTCGCAATCGGACGAGGCATTCACCACGCGCTGAATTTCGCCGAGGATGTCGACGCTCTCGGCATCGTACCCGGCTTCCATCAACAAACCGGCGAGACGTTGGGCTTCGGCTAACTTCGGACAGGCGACCACGGCGCGGGGCTCGCCGGCGGTGCGCAGGAATGATTCCAAGGCCTGGGTTACATAGCTGCTGCCGGGAAAGGCTTCGCGGGGCTGCAGTTTGAGAATCGAACGGACCGCCATAAAGCGCACGCGCCGGTCGTCGCTG from Planctomycetia bacterium includes these protein-coding regions:
- a CDS encoding DUF1559 domain-containing protein translates to MSHSHDTPGAEAPLGCPRFRLVHLFALMSWCGFAAALFRYWDPTPAAGFTILGTLALAAYVLRSGKLFAASIVVAFLLFLFLPTLKVNREPSPATRCINNLKNITLALQNYESVHGAFPPAITYDENGRPMHSWRVLILPQLDRNDLYRQYRFDEPWNGPNNSMLLTKHMDIFYCPSDVRGTNDFHTSYVAVIGDHTVWPIGKSISTQAVSDRDGTARTLLLIETHSSGIHWLEPRDVTLDDCIKGTHGPRAGSMPGGKCNHSGFSVVSFVYGRVNVLPDTMSATELKELLTIDDDAPVVVDGQYP
- the hemA gene encoding glutamyl-tRNA reductase, producing the protein MKVQMVGCSHHNSPVSVRERLAFSPAQAGVALARLHERFPNTEAVLLSTCNRIEIYTAVDAPHGGPNHQEMVNFLAEFHGLSADDLFDDLFERTGEDAVRHLFVVAASLDSMVVGEPQILAQVKQAYELAQRERTTGPLTNGIFQAALRVAKRVATETSINQKRVSIPSVAVCDFGRQIFERFDDKRCLLIGAGQMAEETLPYLRSEGVRDVTIVNRNLARAEEFAKRLGVSVLPWEQLSRGLTDADLVVSTTGAEQPVVTLEMFQRLEPQRYQRPLFVLDLAIPRDFAPAIGDRLGVYLYTIDDLAAVCDRNRDERHEELPMAQRIVEEETERFMADLYHRATGPTIRRLRDSCVELKDEELRRLFNRLPALDVDARREISQSFERLVNKVLHPPLESLRDEAQSGTPHALLEALKRLFQLRD
- a CDS encoding cytochrome C assembly protein encodes the protein MGGIQVFCFVASYAVALGLEATRLWFRSGLRGALMVGFGAAGLLAYTLFLLGEAASQSSGSAPLSNWFDWYLAAAWTLAVAYLYLTIAHPRTPSGLILLPVVLALIGVAYQFRDQPDFSRDRALMLWGWAHGLSLLAGSVVVIGGFLSGMAYLWHAQLLKRKASPTTGLRLPSLEWLETVCFRSLPLSAVLFGIGLLTGVIVNLVKHQRQLAQMSWLDPVVWTSGLMLLWLVAACVFTLVYRPARQGRKVAYLTLASFAFLVLTLAMTLYYTDHGNARATSMLPRSSATDQISSVAEVCDLGGAVHNACLISISTGNADVLSAGLTEDGYSRLAGGGG
- a CDS encoding sigma-54 dependent transcriptional regulator; protein product: MKPLFSQGNTNQTGPPIPGLIGSSPAMERVYKLTRQVAKTNASVLLLGETGTGKELIARAIHQLSPRGSGPFVKVNCGALPESLLESELFGHVRGSFTGAVANRTGRFEAAHTGTVFLDEINSTTPMLQVKLLRVLQEREFERVGDTQTIRVDTRVVAASNRDLMEEVGAGRFRDDLYYRLNVVPVDLPPLRERREDIPELVGFFLEMYNEANDRYVLHVERRAMEALQEYHWPGNVRELQNYIERSVVLAPGDELSVDLLPDTVLGQRRPRNPRLRDADLETLAYELVLQGVSIAGPQEDNLFNKIVNRVERELIAQVMTACDNVQIKAAAKLGINRNTLHKKLKDYGLENGEE